DNA from Actinomycetota bacterium:
AACGATGCGCAGGTGAAGGTTCGCGAGGAGCAGAATGGTCGCCGCGCGAAGCTGCGGCGACGCAGGCGACTCCCGGATCAAGCTGAGCGCGAAGTTGACAACGTCCGTGTCGGTCTGCACCGACGGTTTGGCTCTGATCATCCGTTCGAGTGCGTCCGGGTCGGTGGGCCAGTCCTGCTCCAGCGCCGTGTGTGTCGAGCTTTGGGCGGTAATGGTCGTCAAACCTATCCGGTCGCCGACATCCATCCCGTTCCGGTAGTAGAGGGCCCGGCTCTCGTCGTCGAAAAAGACCGGAGCATGCAATGTGACTTCGATGACGAAGGTTCCCGTGCGACTCACCCAGACGCGTCGAGTCTCCGGAACAAGGTATGCGATCCGCTCCTCGGAGCCGGGAACGCTGGTAACGGCGAGGTTCGTCGCTGTCGATTCGGTGTAGTAGTAGTCGCCGGAACCGAGGGTCGAGACATCGACGACACCGGCGGCGTACGCGATCTCTTGGAGCGAGGCGCTCACGGCTCCGGGACGGACCGCCTGGATCACGACGGCCGCCGCGACCAGGACAACGACCGCCGCGACGACGATCACCGGCCGCGACAACACCCACGGCCGGTGTCTGACGGTCCGGCCATCCGCACGGGACGCTGCCCGGTACCGGGCGTCGATGCGTTCGATCTCGCGTTCGGTAGGTGCACGCTCCACGAGCGCGGTTCGCAACAAACGATCGATCGGATTCATAATTCGTCCTCCTCCACCACTCTTTGTGCAGCTTCGGGAAGGAGTTCACACAGCCGAACCCTGGCACGGTGAATCCGCGATCGGACGGTGCCTACCGGGATCCCCAGGATTTCAGCCACCTCGCGGTACGACAGGCCGTCGAGAGCCACCATCAGCAGCGGCTCCCTATCCCTACGGTGAAGCTTGCCCAAAGCCGCGACGACCTCGGCTCGGACCCGCGCAGCGTCTGCCGCTGCCGCCGCGTCGACGGCGGGGTCGATCTGAACGTTCAGCCAACCTGCGGCGATTGCCGGCCCCCTCGACCTTCTCACCCACTGCTTCCGTAGATGGTCTCCGACAATGTTGTGGGCGATGCCGAACAGCCACGGACGAGCGTTTTCCCTCGACAAGTCGAACCGAGAGCACAACTGAAACGCACGGGCGAACACCTCACCGGTGAGGTCGGCCGCGTCGTTTCTCTGAACCCGTCTGGCTACAAACCGGAACACATCATCCCGGTAACGTCGGTAGATCTCATCGAACCACGCAGGATCGGTGAGAGACCGCTCAATGAGCACGTTGTCCGCGACAGGATCATGCACCAGGAACCGAACCCTACCGACACCTCGCCGCCGACTATGACGACCAGTAGGACACCGACTCCGCCCGATTGTTGAAGAACGTCAGATCATGAATCGATCCCGAACCGGTCGTCGACTCGAATCCCCCGGTCCGATTGGGTCCGTCGTGATGCTTCAGGCGATAGCAGCCGTTGAAAGACGATGAGATCCGATTATCCCAGAACCCAGACGTATTCCACCAACCTCCCGCACACGACGACCCCACCACCGAAATCGAGGAACCGGATCCGCCGTAGCCGTCGTAGTGGATCCCCAGCGTGAACGAAGCGACCGTCACGCCGACCTTGCTATCGGAGAATACGATGGAACCCGGCGTTCCCACAGGGAGTCGCAGCCGACCATCAGACGCGTCAAGCATCGCCTCAGAGAAAGTGCCGTAACAGTGGGGCGGCGACAGGACAAGCTCGCCATCGCCCTCCGTCGCAACCACAGTAACGACGCAGTGCGACGCTCTCTCGCCCCCATCAGAAACCGTGGACGCAACTAGCGGATGGACGATTCGAGAGTGCACCAGTCTCGGGCCGCTTGACGGCGGCCACGTCGCCCCGACGTGCAATCAGCTCAGACCACGACCACCAGACGCCGCCTCGATCACACGATCAGTTCGATAGCACACCACCACGAGGAGCAGATCGGCGCCGAGCGTGCGACTCCGTGCCGAAGATCGACGTCGCCGCCATCGAGCACAGGTTGCCGATGCCACCTTTGGCTTTTCATACCTTTCCGATGTCAGTGCCGGCGACCCTGTCAGGAACCCTCAAACTCGCCGTTTCCCGATGAGCGATGGCTCGCATCAGTCCGGAACAAGAAGACCGTGACCAGGAGTGATGACGAGGGTGGAGTATCGGACCCTGAGCGCTTGCTGCTCAATGTCGCTCCGGACGATGAGCGATACGCTCCTTCCCCTCGGCAGCGCGTTCTGGATCTTGCACATAGTTCCTTCCAGGGCAGAAGGGCAGCGTCACCCTTGAAGCGACACTACGAGGCCCACCTCTCCAAGAAGCGGCCTCGTAGTGTATAGTTTGCACTATGTTGTGGATTGGTCGTTCGTGACCACCGAAAGCCCCTCCACGTGGCGCGTGCGCCGGCGGTCCGTGACCCTGCGTATCGCCCTTACGCTCGTCTCCATCGTGCTCATCTATCAAGCCGACCGCCAGTTTGAGAACTACCGGAATGCAGTTGCGAGGACGTACTCAAACGGTGAGTTGTGGAGATGGTTCATTGCAGCGGGAATGGTGCTCTTGGCCGGTGCCGCCGTTGGGTTCGCCCTCCGGCCCCACCCCGTGAGCCGAGGCTTCGTGCCTCTACGAGCCGTCGGGATGGCTGTCGTGCCGTTCTTTCTTGCCATGAGCCTGCCGATGTTCTCCTGGGGTTGGCCCGGAACGCCGATGGGATCGTGGTTGTGGTCGGTGCAGATGCACTTCGCCGGCGAGTCCCTCGCAGTGCCGATGTGGCTTCTCGTTGGCCTGGCGATCGTGGCCGGCTTCGACGAGCACGACGACACATCCAGCCCTCCACCTGCGGTCGACAGTCGGCACAGCATGCCATGAGACCACCTCCGCGACACTGACCTTTCCACACCAATCACCCAGGACCACGGCCGACCAACTCCCCGTTTCCGCTCGGCTCACATTGCGTCTGGTCCTGGTTTCTACCGCAGCAGAACTAAGCAAGCGAGCCGATAAAGTTGACCAGTGTCGGGAACGGGCTTCGGATGCTCCGACCCCTCCACGAACCGCAATGGTCACACCAACGGGGCCCCGTCATGCCGACACCCGGCACTCCGGTCAGATCACTGCACACAGGGACTCCGCTTCGTGTGGAACGATCGGCTCCTCCGAGCGATCGTGAGTATGGCTGTCCAACTCACGTGTCCCAGATGGCGAGGCGTCAAGCGGCGAGCGTCGCCCGAGGTGGGACGGTTTTTCGTGTGACCGGGAAAGTTAGGTGCTGTCACGAGGGTACCCTTTTTGCCCATGGTGACGGAACAGCAGGTGCGTGACTCGCTCAGAGATGTGATCGACCCGGAGGTCGGTGTGAACATCGTCGACCTCGGGTTGGTGTACGACATCTTCATAGGGGAGGAGGCCGTGATGGTCGTCATCACGGTCACGACTCCGCTTTGCCCGCTCGGCTCGTACCTCACCCAGGCGGTGGAGGCCCGCCTGCTGGCGTTCCCTGAAGTCGAGTCGGTCGAAGTACATACCGTCTACGAGCCGCCCTGGAACCCGTCGATGATGAGCGACGAGGCCCGACGATCCTTGGGTTGGGTCGGTTGACCACCCGCCGAGCCGCCGCCCCCCTCTGGATGCTCATTCCTGCCGTGCTGGCATTGATTGTTGCGCTCTGGGCCGGGTTGGCTCGGCTGGGATGGAGTGCGTTTGCGACAGCCCCCTATCCGCAGATGCATGGGCCGATGATGGTGTTCGGTTTTCTCGGTACGGTCATCGCCCTGGAGCGGGCCGTGGGTCTGGGCAGGCGGTGGGCATTCGCCGGCCCCGTGCTGACCGGCCTCGGTGTGATCCTGCTGCTGGTCGGGCTGCCGCCGATCATCGGTGCGGTGCTGATCTTCCTCGGGGCGGTGCTGGTGACCGCGGTGTATGTGGAAGGGTTGAGGATTCAGCCGGAGCTCCACATGGCCGTGATGGCGCTGGGAGCGGTCGCCTGGGTGGTGGCCACCGCCGTCTGGGCGGGTCTACCGACGGACATGGCCAGGATCGTCCCTTGGATGGCGGCGTTCCTGGTGCTCACCATCGTGGGAGAACGGCTCGAGCTGGCACGGATGGGTGGCGGCACGACGAGAATCCTCGGACCGTTCGGTTGGGCACTGCTGGTGTATCTGGTGGGAACGGCAACGACCGTCGCCTCCCCGGCTGTCGGAGGCAGAATCGCCGGAGTGGGCATGACGGCACTGGCGTTGTGGATGGGGAGCCATGATCTGGCTCGTCGCACGATCCGTATTCCTGGACTGCCCCGCCACATCGCCGTGGCGCTCCTTGCCGGGTATGGCTGGCTGGCTGTCGGCGGCGTGCTTTGGGGGTTGGGCGGGTTGACCGGCTACGGGTATGACGCAGCGCTCCACGCCGTCTTCCTGGGTTTTGTGATGTCGATGATCTTCGCTCATGCCCCGATCGTGGTGCCGGGCGTGTTCGGTCTCGACCTGCCCTACCACCGAGTCTTCTACGGCCATCTCGTACTCCTCCACGTGGCCCTTCTGGTCAGGGTCGTCGGATCCCTCACCTCGAACGGAAGGCTGTGGCAGTGGGGTGGGATGTTCACCGTCGTCGCAGTCATCCTGTTCCTTGGAGTCACCGCCGGCTCCGTCATCGCAGCGAGACACAGGAGCTGATCTACGGATCGCATCCCAACAAGCCTGCGTGTGCGCGCACCTGGCGATCGCAGATCTCGGTGGCGCCGCCGCTATCGGAGCGCAACTTCATACTCCAGGCGAAACCACGACCTTTGCGGACATGATGTGTACTCGGTCGGGTACCGATTCGCTCAAGCCGCACGTTGTCAGGACACGGGCTGCAGGAGGTTCGTGCCCAACGGCGGCGGGCAGGATCCGTCCCTCGGAAAGGTACGTGCATCCTGGCATCGATTCGTTGCGCCCGCCTTCTGGCCCCGGACGATCCCGTATGAGTCGACGAGACCTCGGTGTATCCCGCAGACCCTCCCGACGGGGCACACCCGAGCGCCTGGCCATGGTGCCTTGGCGGCCCCGTCGCCGGCCTTGTGCGATCACCTTGTGAGAGCGCCCCCGGTTGGGTGGACGCCCTGGCTGTTGGTCAAAGAGGAGCGAGCCGTCACATCTTCCGTGTCGACTCACCGATGGACGCGAGGCTCGCCCAAGCTGATCGTTCGCACGGGTTCTGCCGCGAGCGAACTCGTCACCCCTGCCGCTGAGAGTACGACAGGAGCCGGGAACACATACCAACGGCCCGATCAAAAGCACCCACAGGGAACTCGGAATCAACCGTCCCGGGTTTCGTGGAAGCTCCACGAAACCNNNNNNNNNNNNNNNNNNNNNNNNNNNNNNCTGTCACCGGGTCTGTGCAGCTGTCGAAGAGGGGTGGGCGGTGCGATTGAGATGGATACTGTTCTCAACTATCGCGGTCGCCCTGCTCCTTTTCACGGCGGTCATCACAAACGGGCGGCAGGAGTCCCCGGAATTGGTCATCGACAACTCGGTGGCGGCCGACTTCGCCCAAGTGGCCGATGCAGAGTGGGAGATGTTTGTCGCCTCGTTCCCGGCCATGGAGAGCTGTCTCGGCCGCGTAACCCTTGTCGCCGACCACACACTTGACGACCGCGCCCGGTACGATCCACAAACCCGAACCATGACGGTGCGCGTCCCGGGCCCAAAGGTGCTTCTCGACCGCGCCCTGGTGCATGAACTTGCGCATTCTCTGGAGTTCTCATGCGCCTCCCAGGTGAAGATGCGGCCTGCGTTTCTTGCCGCGCTTGGGCGCGATGGCAACGAGGCGTGGTTCGAGGGTCCCGAGTGGGGACTGATCCCGAGCGAGATCTTTGCCGAGGCGGTTGTCGAGTACGTCCTCGACGAGCGAGGGAGGGCCCACACCGGGATCGGTCTCATCGATCAGCATGCGGTCGATGTGGTCATCCGCTGGGCGAACGGCGGCTGAAAGCGCTCGATGCACCGGAACCGACCCCGCACGTTTGAGCCGGCGGGCACATCGGGTCTACGAGCCGCCGCTCAGTCCGAGATCATCGGTCTCTTCACCGAAAGCCGTGGCGGCCTCCGCAAGCTCCTCCTCGCCTGTCTGTGCGGCAGCCTTCTCCAGTTCATGTTGAAGTGTCTCGAGTTCCGCACCACCGGCCATCATCTGGACCAACTGTCCGAGCGGAATGTCCTTTTTGAGATAATCCCCGTAGACCTCGCCGCGACGAAGAATGACGAAGTGGTCCCCGACAGGGTATGCGTGGTGAGGATTGTGCGTGATCAGAATCACTCCGAGCCCGCGCTTCTTGGCATTGACGACATAGCGGAGCACAACCCCCGCCTGCTTCACCCCGAGTGATGCGGTGGGCTCATCGAGAATCAACACTCTGGCCCCGAAGTAGACGGCCCGGGCAATCGCCACAGATTGCCGTTCACCACCCGACAGGGTGCCGACGGGCTGCTCGGGATCCCGGATGTCGATACCCATCTTGCCCAACTCGTCGACCACGGTCCTCTTGGCCTTTGCGACGTCGACCCTTCTGAAGGGCCCTACGCCGCGCTCAGGCTCGGAGCCGAGAAAGAAATTCCGCCAGACCGCCATGAGCGGCACCATGGCGAGGTCCTGATAGACGGTCGCGATGCCTGCATCCAGCGCCTCACGCGGCGACGTGAAGCTGACCGGCTTGCCGTCGATCCTGTACTCGCCGCTGTCGGGCTGGAGGAGCCCACTGAGGATCTTGATGAAGGTGGACTTGCCGGCGCCGTTGTCCCCGAGAATGCAGGTGACTTGACCTTCGTTCACACAGGCGGAGATATCCGTGAGGGCCCTCACGGTGCCGAAATACTTCGATATGGAGTCGACTTCGATCAGGTGTGTCATGAGCGCGCCTTTTCCGCCCGAATTCGTACGAACTGGTTGAGCAGCGCCGCTCCCAGCAGCATCACGCCGAGGAACAGCTTGAACCAGTCGGCATCCCATCGGCCGAACGCCAGACCTTGGCGCACCATCTCGAATATCAGTGCGCCGATTGCGGCACCGATCGCCGAGCCATAGCCGCCGGTCAAGAGGCAGCCACCGATGACGGCCGCGATGATGAACTCGAACTCGAGGCCGACACCGATACCGATCTGTGCGGACTGAAACCGTAACGTGTTGAACATCGCCACAAGCCAGGCAGAGACCGACACGTTCACGAACAACGCGATCTTGACCTTGTTCACGGGAACACCAACGGCGCGAGCCGCCGCCGCATTGCCCCCCGCGCTGAAGATCCAGTTTCCGTACTTGGATCGCAGCAAGACAAAG
Protein-coding regions in this window:
- a CDS encoding RNA polymerase sigma factor codes for the protein MHDPVADNVLIERSLTDPAWFDEIYRRYRDDVFRFVARRVQRNDAADLTGEVFARAFQLCSRFDLSRENARPWLFGIAHNIVGDHLRKQWVRRSRGPAIAAGWLNVQIDPAVDAAAAADAARVRAEVVAALGKLHRRDREPLLMVALDGLSYREVAEILGIPVGTVRSRIHRARVRLCELLPEAAQRVVEEDEL
- a CDS encoding metal-sulfur cluster assembly factor; this translates as MVTEQQVRDSLRDVIDPEVGVNIVDLGLVYDIFIGEEAVMVVITVTTPLCPLGSYLTQAVEARLLAFPEVESVEVHTVYEPPWNPSMMSDEARRSLGWVG
- a CDS encoding sugar ABC transporter ATP-binding protein, with translation MTHLIEVDSISKYFGTVRALTDISACVNEGQVTCILGDNGAGKSTFIKILSGLLQPDSGEYRIDGKPVSFTSPREALDAGIATVYQDLAMVPLMAVWRNFFLGSEPERGVGPFRRVDVAKAKRTVVDELGKMGIDIRDPEQPVGTLSGGERQSVAIARAVYFGARVLILDEPTASLGVKQAGVVLRYVVNAKKRGLGVILITHNPHHAYPVGDHFVILRRGEVYGDYLKKDIPLGQLVQMMAGGAELETLQHELEKAAAQTGEEELAEAATAFGEETDDLGLSGGS